A region of Salvia splendens isolate huo1 chromosome 17, SspV2, whole genome shotgun sequence DNA encodes the following proteins:
- the LOC121774320 gene encoding uncharacterized protein LOC121774320, with product MDYETPSTSHVDNQSPVDDIVENADLNILECPIELKPFVGCSFPILDNAIEFYENYGQLVGFDTRKNGSKKVDDITLWFYMVCNIEGEQKFNDQQPKRRRKSKKCGCNASVAFKFDSDRGYVIQHFNEEHNHPMVEVQHHKFMRLNRQLEPVHQKFISDCVGANIGPSLTFKLLTELMGGYESVGCTVLDIRNYTRDIRRYAEGCDAQMTIDELKKKKENCDAFTYEYDVDSQSRLNHLFWCDPIAKMNFLQFGDIVSFDTTYSTNRWCMWHIMAKVAEKVPKSLLGNNDFKKDLNSCVWYWVPAYFRDFPNSSLIKTTSVSESQNSFFKSLVSISNDSSTEVYKVLDHFSNIWSVTLSVEDSVCVCGCKMFLRTALVCCHIFLVLKNKRYRLIPEYLIGGRWLKSSLLKAVHGVQNSDVATHVYVDEKKKAQAILLGEMLGLYQAVSVDIDQIHELTSIVREARQQFFADGVVTSTAQKKKIMEEFYGAEAPQEVDVQPPEVVSTKGCGSRLPSRVEKALKLKNKPMRQCKKCQEWGHHDSRNCEKFKEKEKMRSRRNSDV from the exons ATGGATTATGAAACGCCATCTACTTCGCATGTAGATAATCAGTCACCCGTAGATGACATTGTGGAGAATGCAG ATTTAAATATTCTAGAATGCCCAATAGAACTTAAACCATTTGTTGGTTGTAGCTTCCCTATTTTGGACAACGCAATTGAGTTTTACGAGAACTATGGGCAACTCGTCGGATTTGATACAAGGAAGAACGGTTCAAAGAAGGTTGATGATATCACCTTATGGTTTTACATGGTGTGTAACATAGAGGGTGAACAGAAGTTTAACGATCAACAACCCAAACGGCGACGCAAATCCAAAAAATGTGGATGTAATGCTTCTGTTGCTTTCAAATTTGATTCAGATCGTGGTTACGTAATTCAACACTTTAACGAAGAACACAACCATCCCATGGTTGAGGTACAACACCACAAGTTCATGAGGCTAAATCGTCAACTTGAACCAGTTCATCAAAAATTTATTTCAGATTGTGTTGGTGCTAATATCGGGCCATCTCTAACTTTCAAGTTACTTACTGAGTTGATGGGCGGTTATGAGTCTGTTGGTTGTACTGTGTTGGACATTCGCAACTATACACGGGATATCAGAAGATACGCTGAAGGATGTGACGCCCAAATGACCATAGAtgagttgaagaagaagaaggaaaattGTGATGCCTTCACGTACGAGTATGACGTTGATTCCCAGAGTCGTTTGAATCATTTGTTTTGGTGCGATCCTATTGCCAAGATGAATTTCTTGCAATTTGGTGATATTGTTTCTTTCGATACTACGTACTCAACTAACAG ATGGTGTATGTGGCACATCATGGCAAAGGTAGCTGAAAAGGTTCCTAAGTCACTTCTTGGAAATAATGATTttaaaaaggatttgaattcATGCGTTTG GTATTGGGTTCCAGCCTACTTTAGGGACTTTCCTAATAGTTCGTTGATAAAGACGACATCTGTTTCGGAGTCGCAGAATAGTTTTTTCAAGAG TCTGGTATCTATATCTAATGATTCAAGTACAGAGGTTTATAAGGTTTTAGATCATTTTTCAAACATATGGTCGGTCACATTATCTGTGGAGGATTCTGTTTGTGTATGTGGTTGTAAGATGTTTTTGAGGACTGCTCTTGTATGCTGCCACATCTTCCTGGTGTTGAAGAACAAAAGATATCGATTGATTCCGGAGTATCTGATTGGAGGTCGATGGTTGAAATCATCTTTGCTTAAGGCTGTTCATGGCGTCCAAAACTCAGATGTTGCAACTCATGTTTATGTtgatgagaagaagaaggctCAAGCAATTTTGTTGGGAGAGATGTTGGGTCTTTACCAAGCGGTGTCTGTTGATATTGACCAAATCCATGAGCTGACATCGATAGTGCGTGAAGCTCGACAACAATTTTTTGCCGACGGGGTTGTAACGTCTACAGcacagaagaagaaaataatggAGGAATTTTATGGGGCTGAGGCACCTCAGGAAGTGGATGTTCAACCACCTGAAGTTGTCAGCACCAAGGGATGTGGTAGTAGACTCCCTTCAAGAGTCGAGAAGGCTTTGAAGCTTAAGAACAAGCCTATGCGTCAATGCAAGAAATGTCAGGAGTGGGGTCACCACGATTCTAGGAATTGCGAAAAatttaaagagaaagaaaagatgCGGTCCAGAAGAAATTCTGATGTTTGA